Proteins co-encoded in one Mycobacterium mantenii genomic window:
- a CDS encoding DEAD/DEAH box helicase encodes MTLSDSSTEAASTTFADLQINPSVLRAIADVGYESPTGIQAATIPALMAGSDVVGLAQTGTGKTAAFAIPILSKIDVTSTATQALVLAPTRELALQVAEAFSRYGAHLPKINVLPIYGGSSYSVQLAGLRRGAHVVVGTPGRVIDHLERGTLDLSHVDYLVLDEADEMLTMGFAEEVDRILSETPEYKQVALFSATMPPAIRKITTKYLHDPLEVSTKAKTATAENISQRYIQVAGPRKMDALTRVLEVEPFEAMIVFVRTKQATEEVAERLRARGFAAAAINGDIPQGQRERTIAALKDGSIDILVATDVAARGLDVERISHVLNYDIPHDTESYVHRIGRTGRAGRSGTALLFVSPRERHLLKAIEKATRQTLTEIELPTVEDVNAQRVAKFADSITTALGAPGIDLFRKLVQDYEREHDTPMADIAAALALQSRDGEEFLMAPEPPPERRERRTERRDRPERPRNTKPFATYRIAVGKRHKIGPGAIVGAIANEGGLHRSDFGHIAIGPDFSLVELPAKLPKSTVKRLENTRISGVLINLQPERASANKPPGRDGGKPRRKPGG; translated from the coding sequence ATGACCCTCTCGGACAGCTCGACTGAAGCTGCCTCAACGACGTTTGCCGACCTGCAGATCAACCCCTCGGTCTTGCGGGCGATCGCCGACGTCGGCTACGAATCGCCCACCGGCATTCAGGCCGCGACCATCCCGGCGCTAATGGCGGGCTCCGACGTCGTCGGGCTGGCCCAGACCGGCACCGGCAAGACCGCCGCCTTCGCGATCCCGATCCTGTCCAAGATCGACGTCACCAGCACCGCCACCCAGGCGCTGGTGCTCGCCCCCACCCGGGAGCTGGCCCTGCAGGTGGCCGAGGCCTTCAGCCGGTACGGGGCCCACCTGCCCAAGATCAACGTGCTGCCCATCTACGGCGGCTCGTCCTACAGCGTGCAGCTGGCCGGGCTGCGCCGCGGCGCCCATGTGGTGGTGGGCACTCCGGGCCGGGTCATCGACCACCTCGAACGCGGGACGCTGGACCTGTCCCACGTCGACTACCTGGTGCTCGACGAGGCCGACGAGATGCTCACCATGGGCTTCGCCGAAGAAGTCGATCGCATACTGTCCGAAACCCCGGAATACAAACAGGTGGCGTTGTTTTCCGCGACCATGCCGCCCGCCATCCGCAAGATCACCACCAAGTATCTGCACGATCCGCTCGAGGTCAGCACCAAGGCGAAAACCGCTACCGCCGAGAATATTTCGCAGCGCTACATCCAGGTCGCCGGTCCGCGCAAGATGGACGCGCTGACACGGGTTCTCGAAGTCGAGCCGTTCGAGGCGATGATCGTCTTCGTCAGGACCAAACAAGCCACCGAGGAGGTCGCCGAAAGGCTCAGGGCCCGAGGCTTTGCCGCGGCGGCCATCAACGGGGACATCCCGCAGGGCCAGCGCGAGCGGACCATCGCCGCCCTGAAGGACGGCAGCATCGACATCCTGGTCGCCACCGACGTGGCCGCACGCGGGCTCGACGTCGAGCGGATATCGCACGTGCTCAACTACGACATCCCGCATGACACCGAGTCTTACGTGCACCGGATCGGGCGCACCGGCCGCGCCGGGCGTTCGGGAACCGCGCTGTTGTTCGTCTCCCCGCGCGAGCGGCACCTGCTCAAGGCGATCGAAAAGGCCACGCGGCAAACGCTCACCGAAATCGAATTGCCCACCGTCGAGGACGTAAACGCCCAGCGGGTGGCCAAGTTCGCCGATTCGATCACCACCGCGCTCGGTGCCCCCGGAATCGATCTGTTCCGCAAGCTGGTCCAGGACTACGAACGCGAGCACGACACCCCGATGGCCGACATCGCCGCCGCGCTGGCACTGCAATCCCGCGACGGCGAGGAATTCCTGATGGCGCCCGAACCGCCGCCGGAGCGACGCGAGCGTCGCACCGAACGTCGTGACCGCCCCGAACGGCCAAGGAATACAAAGCCCTTCGCCACCTATCGCATCGCGGTCGGCAAGCGGCACAAGATCGGTCCGGGCGCGATCGTTGGCGCCATCGCCAATGAGGGCGGGCTGCATCGCAGCGATTTCGGCCATATCGCGATCGGGCCGGATTTCTCGTTGGTGGAACTGCCGGCCAAGTTGCCCAAGTCGACGGTGAAAAGGCTTGAAAACACCCGTATTTCGGGGGTGCTCATCAACCTGCAACCGGAGCGCGCATCCGCCAACAAGCCCCCCGGCCGCGACGGTGGGAAACCGCGCAGGAAACCCGGCGGATGA